A section of the Acanthopagrus latus isolate v.2019 chromosome 20, fAcaLat1.1, whole genome shotgun sequence genome encodes:
- the LOC119009467 gene encoding gastrula zinc finger protein XlCGF26.1-like yields MNEDVKRAEASSTPSNKRLRQSSTSASDVQELLVIKEEVSPAWSTSLDQEDPEPLHIKEEQEELLINSKEGEQLNGLEEADSTSFEFTVVTVKSEDDEDKPQPSQLHQSQTETNREAKPPTSSSETQMKTESDGEDCGGSEPARNQDPDSHPQLNTSKKAVDCSETDVSSDDWQEPLSDSGSETEETDNGWEETRAPESGVNALKYNEAPVNETGCHTGKNSLSCFESSKGLCYKGSLQRHTSHLEKRSSGCLEDDKCCGVTRTDDSLTRVNAGLKPHGCDVCGKRFTFLGNFQNHMRVHTGEKPFGCDDCGKRFSQQTNLKAHMRVHTGDKPFGCDHCSVRFTFKTNLEKHMRVHTGEKPFGCADCGKRFRQKTILKTHMRVHTGERPFGCEVCGKRFTQRGNLKKHMKLH; encoded by the exons ATGAACGAGGACGTGAAAAGAGCCGAAGCCAGCTCCACTCCGAGCAACAAAAGACTCCGACAGAGTTCCACCTCCGCCTCAG ATGtccaggagctgctggtgaTTAAAGAAGAGGTTTCCCCTGCGTGGAGCACCAGCCTGGACCAGGAGGACCCAGAGCCACTACACataaaagaggaacaggaggagctgtTGATCAACAGTAAGGAGGGAGAACAGCTTAACGGACTGGAGGAGGCTGATAGCACTAGCTTCGAATTCACTGTCGTcactgtgaagagtgaagatgatgaagacaAACCTCAGCCTTCACAGCTTCATCAAAGTCAAACTGAGACCAACAGAGAGGCAAAGCCTCCAACCAGCAGctcagaaacacagatgaaaacagaaagtgatGGGGAGGACTGCGGAGGATCTGAACCTGCAAGGAACCAAGATCCAGATAGTCATCCACAACTAAACACTAGCAAAAAGGCTGTAGACTGTTCTGAGACTGATGTCAGCTCTGATGATTGGCAAGAACCATTGTCAGATTCTGGATCTGAAACTGAAGAGACAGACAATGGTTGGGAGGAGACCAGGGCACCTGAGTCAGGAGTAAATGCATTGAAATATAACGAAGCCCCTGTGAATGAAACAGGTTGTCACACTGGAAAAAACTCCTTAAGCTGCTTTGAGTCTAGTAAAGGACTTTGCTACAAGGGGTCTCTTCAGAGACACACAAGTCATTTAGAAAAAAGGTCTTCTGGCTGTTTGGAGGACGATAAATGTTGTGGAGTGACTAGAACGGATGATTCACTGACGAGAGTCAACGCAGGATTAAAACCACatggttgtgatgtttgtggaaaaaGATTTACCTTTCTAGGAAATTTTCAGAAccacatgagagtccacaccggagagaaaccatttggctGTGATGATTGTGGGAAAAGATTCTCCCAGCAGACAAATCTTAAGGCACACATGAGAGTGCACACAGGAGATAAACCTTTTGGTTGCGATCATTGTAGCGTAAGATTTACGTTTAAGACAAATCTTGAGAAACACATGAGAGTACACACGGGAGAAAAACCGTTCGGCTGTGCCGATTGTGGGAAAAGATTTAGACAGAAGACAATCCTTAAGAcacacatgagagtccacacgGGAGAGAGACCATTTGGTTGTGAAGTCTGCGGTAAAAGATTCACTCAACGGGGAAACttgaagaaacacatgaaacttCACTGA
- the LOC119009461 gene encoding zinc finger protein 260-like isoform X3: protein MCRRLRVNVISPLNRITIRNEPNHLEQSTHDCFHSFCIMTEEDTIDAIGARTDKASSTPSDKILQQSSGVQQLMKEEVSPEWSPSLDQKDPEPLHIKEEQEELLTSQEGSQVNGPEEADITMYPLTAVTVKSEDDEDDEEKPPTSQLPPRQSFHVDVQQLLVIKEEVSSEWSPSLDQEDSKPLHIKEEQEELWTSQEGKQVNGLEGADITRYTFTAVIIKSEDVEEKPQTSQLNQSKTEKNGGAEPSASSWATQIKRENDGEDRGGSEPDRNRDQGSHPQSNTADCPETEVNSDWKPLSDTGSITEDSDGNIWLPEPGVNAVKYKEALESNVGCTAAKKKFSCFECRKGFLCKLSLQRHMKSSTCLVDKKSYPETQSVDSQIRVEIGKRSVSCDDCGKRFETPGNLRKHMRFHTRDKPFGCVVCGKGFTQKGDLNAHKILHTGQKPFACDVCGKRFPLNKYLKTHMIVHTREKQFGCDVCGTQFSLMQTLKRHMLVHNEGRPFGCDVCGKRFPRKKHVTIHMRVHTGERPFGCADCDKRFAEEGNLKRHMRVHTGEKTFCCTVCGIKFKKTAHLRKHMKVHTGEKPFACGDCGRGYNFKQALDKHMQVHTGETPFFCNVCGKIFHGPAWLKSHMRIHSEEKPYDCHVCGKSCSQPGNLKKHMRVHTEAKTYTCDVCSKTFRQLYTLKRHMTVHTGEKPYSCDQCSKRFRLQESLKKHMRVHSG from the exons atgTGTCGTCGTCTGCGCGTTAACGTCATTTCTCCCTTAAATCGCATTACAATACGAAATGAACCGAACCATCTGGAACAATCCACCCACgactgttttcacagtttctgCATCATGACGGAGGAAGATACAATCGATGCAATCGGCGCGAGAACGGATAAAGCCAGCTCCACTCCTAGCGACAAAATACTCCAACAGAGTTCAG GTGTCCAGCAGCTGATGAAAGAAGAGGTTTCCCCTGAGTGGAGCCCCAGTCTGGACCAGAAGGACCCAGAGCCCCTACACataaaagaggaacaggaggaactcttGACCAGTCAGGAGGGCAGCCAGGTTAATGGACCGGAAGAGGCTGATATCACCATGTACCCATTAACCGCTGTCACCGTGAagagtgaagatgatgaagatgatgaagagaaacctCCAACTTCACAACTTCCCCCAAGGCAAA gctttcaTGTAGatgtccagcagctgttggtgatTAAAGAAGAGGTTTCCTCTGAGTGGAGCcccagtctggaccaggagGACTCAAAGCCCctacacattaaagaggaacaggaggaactctggacTAGTCAGGAGGGCAAACAGGTTAATGGGTTGGAGGGGGCTGATATCACCAGGTACACATTCACTGCTGTCATTATAAAAAGTGAAGATGTGGAAGAGAAACCGCAGACTTCACAGCTTAATCAAAGCAAGACTGAGAAAAACGGAGGGGCAGAGCCTTCAGCCAGCAGCTGGGCAAcacagataaaaagagaaaatgatggaGAGGACCGTGGAGGATCTGAACCGGACAGGAACCGAGACCAAGGTAGTCATCCACAGTCAAATACTGCAGACTGTCCTGAGACAGAAGTCAATTCTGATTGGAAACCTTTGTCAGATACTGGATCTATAACTGAAGACAGTGATGGTAACATCTGGCTGCCAGAGCCAGGTGTAAATGCTGTAAAATATAAGGAAGCCCTTGAAAGTAATGTGGGATGcactgctgcaaaaaaaaagtttagctGCTTTGAGTGTAGGAAAGGATTTCTCTGCAAGTTGTCTCTTCAGAGACACATGAAGTCATCCACCTGTTTGGTTGATAAGAAATCCTATCCAGAAACGCAAAGCGTAGATTCACAGATCAGAGTAGAAATAGGAAAAAGATCAGTTAGTTGTGATGATTGTGGGAAAAGATTTGAAACACCTGGTAATTTGAGGAAACACATGAGATTCCACACAAGAGATAAACCATTTGGTTGTGTAGTTTGTGGTAAAGGATTTACACAAAAGGGAGATCTCAATGCACACAAGATTCTCCACACAGGACAGAAACCATTTgcttgtgatgtttgtgggaaAAGATTCCCCCTAAACAAATATCTGAAGACCCATATGATTGTCCATACAAGAGAGAAACAGTTtggctgtgatgtgtgtggAACACAATTTTCTCTTATGCAGACCCTGAAAAGACACATGCTTGTCCACAATGAAGGAAGaccatttggttgtgatgtttgtgggaaAAGATTTCCCCGTAAGAAACATGTGACCATCCACATGAGagttcacacaggagagagacCATTTGGCTGTGCTGATTGTGACAAAAGATTTGCAGAAGAAGGAAATCTGAAGAgacacatgagagtccacacaggagaaaagacattttgttgtactgtttgtgggataaaatttaaaaaaacagcacatctTAGGAAACATATGAAagtccacacaggagaaaaaccaTTTGCCTGTGGTGATTGTGGGAGAGGATATAACTTCAAGCAAGCCCTtgacaaacacatgcaagtccacacaggagagacaccatttttttgtaatgtttgtggGAAAATATTTCATGGACCAGCATGGCTTAAGTCACACATGAGAATACACTCAGAAGAGAAACCATATGATTGTCATGTTTGTGGTAAAAGCTGTTCACAACCTGGAAATCTTAAGAAGCACATGCGAGTGCACACAGAAGCAAAAACATATACTTGTGATGTTTGCAGTAAAACATTTAGACAATTGTATACACTTAAGCGACACATGacagtccacacaggagagaaaccatatAGTTGTGATCAATGCAGTAAAAGATTTAGGCTACAGGAAAGTCTCAAGAAACACATGAGAGTCCACTCGGGATAG
- the LOC119009461 gene encoding zinc finger protein 260-like isoform X1 has protein sequence MCRRLRVNVISPLNRITIRNEPNHLEQSTHDCFHSFCIMTEEDTIDAIGARTDKASSTPSDKILQQSSENSCRHVLCVSVFSAGVQQLMKEEVSPEWSPSLDQKDPEPLHIKEEQEELLTSQEGSQVNGPEEADITMYPLTAVTVKSEDDEDDEEKPPTSQLPPRQSFHVDVQQLLVIKEEVSSEWSPSLDQEDSKPLHIKEEQEELWTSQEGKQVNGLEGADITRYTFTAVIIKSEDVEEKPQTSQLNQSKTEKNGGAEPSASSWATQIKRENDGEDRGGSEPDRNRDQGSHPQSNTADCPETEVNSDWKPLSDTGSITEDSDGNIWLPEPGVNAVKYKEALESNVGCTAAKKKFSCFECRKGFLCKLSLQRHMKSSTCLVDKKSYPETQSVDSQIRVEIGKRSVSCDDCGKRFETPGNLRKHMRFHTRDKPFGCVVCGKGFTQKGDLNAHKILHTGQKPFACDVCGKRFPLNKYLKTHMIVHTREKQFGCDVCGTQFSLMQTLKRHMLVHNEGRPFGCDVCGKRFPRKKHVTIHMRVHTGERPFGCADCDKRFAEEGNLKRHMRVHTGEKTFCCTVCGIKFKKTAHLRKHMKVHTGEKPFACGDCGRGYNFKQALDKHMQVHTGETPFFCNVCGKIFHGPAWLKSHMRIHSEEKPYDCHVCGKSCSQPGNLKKHMRVHTEAKTYTCDVCSKTFRQLYTLKRHMTVHTGEKPYSCDQCSKRFRLQESLKKHMRVHSG, from the exons atgTGTCGTCGTCTGCGCGTTAACGTCATTTCTCCCTTAAATCGCATTACAATACGAAATGAACCGAACCATCTGGAACAATCCACCCACgactgttttcacagtttctgCATCATGACGGAGGAAGATACAATCGATGCAATCGGCGCGAGAACGGATAAAGCCAGCTCCACTCCTAGCGACAAAATACTCCAACAGAGTTCAG AGAATAGCTGCAGAcacgttttgtgtgtgtcagtgttctCTGCAGGTGTCCAGCAGCTGATGAAAGAAGAGGTTTCCCCTGAGTGGAGCCCCAGTCTGGACCAGAAGGACCCAGAGCCCCTACACataaaagaggaacaggaggaactcttGACCAGTCAGGAGGGCAGCCAGGTTAATGGACCGGAAGAGGCTGATATCACCATGTACCCATTAACCGCTGTCACCGTGAagagtgaagatgatgaagatgatgaagagaaacctCCAACTTCACAACTTCCCCCAAGGCAAA gctttcaTGTAGatgtccagcagctgttggtgatTAAAGAAGAGGTTTCCTCTGAGTGGAGCcccagtctggaccaggagGACTCAAAGCCCctacacattaaagaggaacaggaggaactctggacTAGTCAGGAGGGCAAACAGGTTAATGGGTTGGAGGGGGCTGATATCACCAGGTACACATTCACTGCTGTCATTATAAAAAGTGAAGATGTGGAAGAGAAACCGCAGACTTCACAGCTTAATCAAAGCAAGACTGAGAAAAACGGAGGGGCAGAGCCTTCAGCCAGCAGCTGGGCAAcacagataaaaagagaaaatgatggaGAGGACCGTGGAGGATCTGAACCGGACAGGAACCGAGACCAAGGTAGTCATCCACAGTCAAATACTGCAGACTGTCCTGAGACAGAAGTCAATTCTGATTGGAAACCTTTGTCAGATACTGGATCTATAACTGAAGACAGTGATGGTAACATCTGGCTGCCAGAGCCAGGTGTAAATGCTGTAAAATATAAGGAAGCCCTTGAAAGTAATGTGGGATGcactgctgcaaaaaaaaagtttagctGCTTTGAGTGTAGGAAAGGATTTCTCTGCAAGTTGTCTCTTCAGAGACACATGAAGTCATCCACCTGTTTGGTTGATAAGAAATCCTATCCAGAAACGCAAAGCGTAGATTCACAGATCAGAGTAGAAATAGGAAAAAGATCAGTTAGTTGTGATGATTGTGGGAAAAGATTTGAAACACCTGGTAATTTGAGGAAACACATGAGATTCCACACAAGAGATAAACCATTTGGTTGTGTAGTTTGTGGTAAAGGATTTACACAAAAGGGAGATCTCAATGCACACAAGATTCTCCACACAGGACAGAAACCATTTgcttgtgatgtttgtgggaaAAGATTCCCCCTAAACAAATATCTGAAGACCCATATGATTGTCCATACAAGAGAGAAACAGTTtggctgtgatgtgtgtggAACACAATTTTCTCTTATGCAGACCCTGAAAAGACACATGCTTGTCCACAATGAAGGAAGaccatttggttgtgatgtttgtgggaaAAGATTTCCCCGTAAGAAACATGTGACCATCCACATGAGagttcacacaggagagagacCATTTGGCTGTGCTGATTGTGACAAAAGATTTGCAGAAGAAGGAAATCTGAAGAgacacatgagagtccacacaggagaaaagacattttgttgtactgtttgtgggataaaatttaaaaaaacagcacatctTAGGAAACATATGAAagtccacacaggagaaaaaccaTTTGCCTGTGGTGATTGTGGGAGAGGATATAACTTCAAGCAAGCCCTtgacaaacacatgcaagtccacacaggagagacaccatttttttgtaatgtttgtggGAAAATATTTCATGGACCAGCATGGCTTAAGTCACACATGAGAATACACTCAGAAGAGAAACCATATGATTGTCATGTTTGTGGTAAAAGCTGTTCACAACCTGGAAATCTTAAGAAGCACATGCGAGTGCACACAGAAGCAAAAACATATACTTGTGATGTTTGCAGTAAAACATTTAGACAATTGTATACACTTAAGCGACACATGacagtccacacaggagagaaaccatatAGTTGTGATCAATGCAGTAAAAGATTTAGGCTACAGGAAAGTCTCAAGAAACACATGAGAGTCCACTCGGGATAG
- the LOC119009461 gene encoding zinc finger protein 260-like isoform X2: protein MCRRLRVNVISPLNRITIRNEPNHLEQSTHDCFHSFCIMTEEDTIDAIGARTDKASSTPSDKILQQSSVFSAGVQQLMKEEVSPEWSPSLDQKDPEPLHIKEEQEELLTSQEGSQVNGPEEADITMYPLTAVTVKSEDDEDDEEKPPTSQLPPRQSFHVDVQQLLVIKEEVSSEWSPSLDQEDSKPLHIKEEQEELWTSQEGKQVNGLEGADITRYTFTAVIIKSEDVEEKPQTSQLNQSKTEKNGGAEPSASSWATQIKRENDGEDRGGSEPDRNRDQGSHPQSNTADCPETEVNSDWKPLSDTGSITEDSDGNIWLPEPGVNAVKYKEALESNVGCTAAKKKFSCFECRKGFLCKLSLQRHMKSSTCLVDKKSYPETQSVDSQIRVEIGKRSVSCDDCGKRFETPGNLRKHMRFHTRDKPFGCVVCGKGFTQKGDLNAHKILHTGQKPFACDVCGKRFPLNKYLKTHMIVHTREKQFGCDVCGTQFSLMQTLKRHMLVHNEGRPFGCDVCGKRFPRKKHVTIHMRVHTGERPFGCADCDKRFAEEGNLKRHMRVHTGEKTFCCTVCGIKFKKTAHLRKHMKVHTGEKPFACGDCGRGYNFKQALDKHMQVHTGETPFFCNVCGKIFHGPAWLKSHMRIHSEEKPYDCHVCGKSCSQPGNLKKHMRVHTEAKTYTCDVCSKTFRQLYTLKRHMTVHTGEKPYSCDQCSKRFRLQESLKKHMRVHSG, encoded by the exons atgTGTCGTCGTCTGCGCGTTAACGTCATTTCTCCCTTAAATCGCATTACAATACGAAATGAACCGAACCATCTGGAACAATCCACCCACgactgttttcacagtttctgCATCATGACGGAGGAAGATACAATCGATGCAATCGGCGCGAGAACGGATAAAGCCAGCTCCACTCCTAGCGACAAAATACTCCAACAGAGTTCAG tgttctCTGCAGGTGTCCAGCAGCTGATGAAAGAAGAGGTTTCCCCTGAGTGGAGCCCCAGTCTGGACCAGAAGGACCCAGAGCCCCTACACataaaagaggaacaggaggaactcttGACCAGTCAGGAGGGCAGCCAGGTTAATGGACCGGAAGAGGCTGATATCACCATGTACCCATTAACCGCTGTCACCGTGAagagtgaagatgatgaagatgatgaagagaaacctCCAACTTCACAACTTCCCCCAAGGCAAA gctttcaTGTAGatgtccagcagctgttggtgatTAAAGAAGAGGTTTCCTCTGAGTGGAGCcccagtctggaccaggagGACTCAAAGCCCctacacattaaagaggaacaggaggaactctggacTAGTCAGGAGGGCAAACAGGTTAATGGGTTGGAGGGGGCTGATATCACCAGGTACACATTCACTGCTGTCATTATAAAAAGTGAAGATGTGGAAGAGAAACCGCAGACTTCACAGCTTAATCAAAGCAAGACTGAGAAAAACGGAGGGGCAGAGCCTTCAGCCAGCAGCTGGGCAAcacagataaaaagagaaaatgatggaGAGGACCGTGGAGGATCTGAACCGGACAGGAACCGAGACCAAGGTAGTCATCCACAGTCAAATACTGCAGACTGTCCTGAGACAGAAGTCAATTCTGATTGGAAACCTTTGTCAGATACTGGATCTATAACTGAAGACAGTGATGGTAACATCTGGCTGCCAGAGCCAGGTGTAAATGCTGTAAAATATAAGGAAGCCCTTGAAAGTAATGTGGGATGcactgctgcaaaaaaaaagtttagctGCTTTGAGTGTAGGAAAGGATTTCTCTGCAAGTTGTCTCTTCAGAGACACATGAAGTCATCCACCTGTTTGGTTGATAAGAAATCCTATCCAGAAACGCAAAGCGTAGATTCACAGATCAGAGTAGAAATAGGAAAAAGATCAGTTAGTTGTGATGATTGTGGGAAAAGATTTGAAACACCTGGTAATTTGAGGAAACACATGAGATTCCACACAAGAGATAAACCATTTGGTTGTGTAGTTTGTGGTAAAGGATTTACACAAAAGGGAGATCTCAATGCACACAAGATTCTCCACACAGGACAGAAACCATTTgcttgtgatgtttgtgggaaAAGATTCCCCCTAAACAAATATCTGAAGACCCATATGATTGTCCATACAAGAGAGAAACAGTTtggctgtgatgtgtgtggAACACAATTTTCTCTTATGCAGACCCTGAAAAGACACATGCTTGTCCACAATGAAGGAAGaccatttggttgtgatgtttgtgggaaAAGATTTCCCCGTAAGAAACATGTGACCATCCACATGAGagttcacacaggagagagacCATTTGGCTGTGCTGATTGTGACAAAAGATTTGCAGAAGAAGGAAATCTGAAGAgacacatgagagtccacacaggagaaaagacattttgttgtactgtttgtgggataaaatttaaaaaaacagcacatctTAGGAAACATATGAAagtccacacaggagaaaaaccaTTTGCCTGTGGTGATTGTGGGAGAGGATATAACTTCAAGCAAGCCCTtgacaaacacatgcaagtccacacaggagagacaccatttttttgtaatgtttgtggGAAAATATTTCATGGACCAGCATGGCTTAAGTCACACATGAGAATACACTCAGAAGAGAAACCATATGATTGTCATGTTTGTGGTAAAAGCTGTTCACAACCTGGAAATCTTAAGAAGCACATGCGAGTGCACACAGAAGCAAAAACATATACTTGTGATGTTTGCAGTAAAACATTTAGACAATTGTATACACTTAAGCGACACATGacagtccacacaggagagaaaccatatAGTTGTGATCAATGCAGTAAAAGATTTAGGCTACAGGAAAGTCTCAAGAAACACATGAGAGTCCACTCGGGATAG
- the LOC119009466 gene encoding zinc finger protein OZF-like, which translates to MNATLTRRSEIQDGGPLRLELNKQTSVIRQKTFVSFLFFVTCWFTFTLRNRNTIQNYIDDCFQGVCIMNTNDAADAKKNKTSSTTSNRRLRQRSPSSSDVQQLLVIKKEVFSEWSPSMDQRNPELRHIKEEQEELWTSQEGDQLHEMKEDTITRFPFTAVTVKSEDDEEKPQSSPLLQSQTEDIRKTASPISSSATQIKTETNREDCGGSEPARNQDPVSHPPANTDEKASDCSETEVSYDWQEPLSDSESESGSQKREKPFVCDDCGKRFTLKKYLTLHIRIHTGEKPFGCDICGKKFNQLTHLKTHLTIHTGDKPFVCVDCGKSFSLKKNFNRHMRIHTGETLCCDVCGNRFQCQAHLTTHMIVHTGEKPFECGDCGKTFSLKKNLDRHMRVHTGETPFSCDVCGNIFQCQAHLVAHLRVHTGERPFGCVDCGKRFSLKKNLDRHMRVHSVDKPFRCDVCGKQYKDPSSLKTHMKVHS; encoded by the exons ATGAACGCAACTCTCACGAGACGAAGCGagatccaagatggcggccccCTGCGACTagaattaaataaacaaacttctGTCATACGACAGAAAacctttgtttcttttctgtttttcgtCACCTGCTGGTTCACATTCACGCTCCGAAACCGGAACACAATACAAAACTACATCGACGACTGTTTTCAAGGAGTCTGCATCATGAACACGAATGATGCAGCCGACGCGAAAAAGAATAAAACCAGCTCCACTACGAGCAACAGACGACTCCGACAGAGATCTCCCTCCAGCTCAG atgtccagcagctgttggtgatTAAAAAAGAGGTTTTCTCTGAGTGGAGCCCCAGCATGGACCAGAGGAACCCAGAGCTCCGACATataaaagaggaacaggaggaactctggacCAGTCAGGAGGGAGACCAGCTTCATGAGATGAAGGAGGATACTATTACCAGGTTCCcattcactgctgtcactgtgaagagtgaagatgatgaagagaaacctCAGTCATCACCACTTCTTCAAAGTCAAACTGAGGACATCAGAAAGACAGCGTCTCCaatcagcagctcagcaacacagataaaaacagagacTAACagagaggactgtggaggatCTGAACCTGCCAGGAACCAAGATCCAGTTAGTCATCCACCAGCAAATACTGATGAAAAGGCTTCAGACTGTTCGGAGACTGAAGTCAGTTATGACTGGCAAGAGCCTTTGTCAGATTCTGAGTCTGAAAGTGGatcacagaagagagaaaagccaTTTGTTTGTGATGATTGTGGGAAAAGATTTACCCTGAAGAAATACCTGACACTGCACATAAGaatccacacaggagagaaaccatttggttgtgatATATGTGGGAAAAAATTCAACCAACTGACTCATCTGAAGACACACCTGACAATCCACACAGGAGATAaaccatttgtttgtgttgattgtGGAAAAAGCTTTAGCCTAAAGAAAAATTTTAACAGGCACATGCGAatccacacaggagagacattgtgttgtgatgtttgtggtaaCAGATTTCAATGTCAGGCTCATCTTACAACACACATGAtagtccacacaggagagaaaccatttgaaTGTGGTGATTGTGGGAAAACATTTAGCCTCAAGAAAAATCTCGACCGGCACATGcgagtccacacaggagagacgCCATTtagttgtgatgtttgtggtaaTATATTTCAGTGTCAGGCACATCTTGTGGCACACTTGAGAGTCCACACAGGGGAGAGACCATTTGGCTGTGTTGATTGTGGGAAAAGATtcagccttaaaaaaaatcttgacagACACATGAGAGTCCATTCAGTAGATAAACCATTTcgttgtgatgtttgtggaaaacaatacaaagacCCAAGTAGtctgaagacacacatgaaGGTACACTCttga